The following proteins come from a genomic window of Halorussus halophilus:
- a CDS encoding serine hydrolase domain-containing protein, with product MGRGTRALAVFVVATLLLTQVGPVLAVSEQNQQSQGVTSREDVEEFVDAAMAEDLEEHHVSGATVSVVKDGELLFAEGYGYADRQNRTPVVANQTLFRIGSVSKLFVWTAAMQQVEAGTIDPNADVNRYLDDVRIPQKYGQPITMNHLATHTAGFEDKYRGVFVEDPEDVQPLGEALQNPPKRVRPPGVVTSYSNYGAALAGHIAAEQANTSFDQYVECRLFAPLDMRHSTFRQPVPQRVPGEVSQGYSYSTGRFHRGEFETVGIPPAGSMSATATDMANFMIAHLEEGQFRDERILSEAATTRMHRQQFTNHPAVNGMAFGFYEQSQNNQRIVGHGGDTQLFHSGLWLFPQRDLGVFVSYNSVGGVSAREEFIDSFVDRFFPEEAPPSGAVAVDGGQQVANSTNASTSDLDKFTGTYRPTRMPASTIEKLGALGSDFRVQAPGDGTLLTTSVTGETQRWVQVRPTVFEEVGGDERLAFRVENGRATYAFFDSSAPTGFARIPTYESTLFQLGSFAVTILVFLTAILGWPMLALWRRWRGSEQSTNGPRAARWLAGVAGLLALAFVVGLGYSLVTDPQGLLFGGSAALSALLAVPLLVALGTLGVVVFTGVAWRNRYWGVFGRLHYTVLALAFVVFCWQLWYWNVLGAVF from the coding sequence ATGGGGAGGGGAACTCGCGCGCTCGCAGTCTTCGTAGTCGCAACGCTACTACTCACACAGGTCGGACCAGTACTCGCAGTATCAGAACAAAATCAGCAATCACAGGGCGTCACGTCCCGCGAAGATGTCGAGGAGTTCGTGGACGCCGCGATGGCCGAGGACCTCGAAGAGCATCACGTCTCCGGAGCGACAGTCTCGGTGGTCAAGGACGGCGAGTTGCTGTTCGCAGAAGGGTACGGCTACGCCGACCGGCAGAACCGAACGCCCGTCGTCGCCAATCAGACCCTCTTTCGAATCGGCTCCGTCTCGAAACTGTTCGTCTGGACCGCGGCGATGCAACAGGTCGAAGCCGGAACTATCGACCCGAACGCCGACGTGAACAGGTATCTCGACGACGTTCGGATTCCACAGAAGTACGGCCAGCCGATTACGATGAACCACCTCGCCACGCACACCGCCGGATTCGAGGACAAGTACCGCGGCGTGTTCGTCGAGGACCCCGAGGACGTGCAACCACTCGGCGAGGCGCTCCAGAATCCGCCCAAGCGCGTCCGGCCACCGGGCGTCGTCACCTCCTACTCGAACTACGGCGCTGCGCTGGCGGGCCACATCGCGGCCGAGCAAGCGAACACGTCCTTCGACCAGTACGTCGAGTGCCGACTCTTCGCACCCCTCGACATGCGCCACAGCACCTTCCGCCAGCCAGTTCCTCAGCGCGTTCCCGGCGAAGTCTCGCAGGGCTACAGCTATTCAACCGGTCGGTTCCACCGCGGCGAGTTTGAGACGGTCGGCATCCCGCCCGCGGGGTCGATGAGCGCGACGGCCACCGACATGGCGAACTTCATGATTGCGCACTTAGAAGAAGGCCAGTTCCGCGACGAGCGAATTCTGTCGGAAGCCGCGACGACCCGGATGCACCGCCAGCAGTTTACCAACCACCCCGCAGTCAACGGGATGGCGTTCGGCTTCTACGAGCAGAGTCAAAACAATCAACGAATCGTCGGCCACGGCGGCGACACCCAACTGTTCCACAGCGGCCTCTGGCTCTTCCCCCAGCGAGACTTGGGGGTATTCGTCTCCTACAACAGTGTCGGCGGGGTTTCTGCTCGCGAGGAGTTCATCGACTCCTTCGTAGACCGTTTCTTCCCGGAAGAAGCCCCACCGAGCGGAGCGGTCGCCGTCGATGGAGGTCAGCAAGTCGCCAACAGCACGAACGCCTCGACGAGCGACCTCGACAAATTCACCGGCACGTACAGACCAACGCGCATGCCCGCAAGCACGATAGAGAAGTTGGGCGCACTCGGCAGCGACTTCCGCGTGCAAGCGCCCGGCGACGGCACGCTCCTGACCACGAGCGTCACGGGCGAAACACAGCGTTGGGTGCAGGTTAGACCGACCGTCTTCGAGGAGGTGGGCGGCGACGAGCGACTCGCGTTCCGCGTCGAGAACGGCCGCGCGACCTACGCCTTCTTCGACTCGTCGGCCCCGACCGGATTCGCGCGGATTCCGACGTACGAATCGACGCTGTTCCAACTCGGCTCGTTCGCGGTGACGATACTCGTTTTCCTCACGGCGATTCTGGGCTGGCCAATGCTCGCGCTCTGGCGACGGTGGAGAGGAAGCGAGCAGTCGACTAACGGCCCACGAGCGGCCCGCTGGCTCGCGGGAGTCGCCGGACTGCTCGCCCTCGCGTTCGTGGTCGGACTCGGCTACTCGCTGGTGACGGACCCGCAGGGCCTTCTGTTCGGCGGGTCGGCCGCGCTCAGTGCACTGCTCGCAGTTCCCCTCCTCGTCGCACTCGGAACGCTGGGCGTCGTCGTCTTCACCGGCGTCGCGTGGCGAAACCGCTACTGGGGCGTCTTCGGGCGACTGCACTACACCGTGCTGGCGCTCGCGTTCGTGGTCTTCTGCTGGCAGTTGTGGTACTGGAACGTCCTCGGGGCAGTGTTCTAA
- a CDS encoding GtrA family protein: MGYSRYGAVVDRSTVVRLYRFVVVGASAALVQTAVLWFLVEHVSINYLVAATGAIELTIILQYFANNAWTFQHSKNSSRNDLLAGLLRTNVVRGSAIPLQVGLLYAFVNWAGLLYLVANGFAIFISGLYRYYFDSRWTWQ; the protein is encoded by the coding sequence GTGGGGTACTCCAGATACGGAGCGGTCGTTGACCGTTCGACTGTGGTCCGCCTCTACCGGTTCGTCGTCGTCGGTGCGAGTGCCGCACTCGTCCAGACTGCAGTGCTGTGGTTCCTCGTCGAACACGTCAGCATCAACTATCTGGTCGCTGCTACCGGTGCTATCGAACTGACGATTATTCTCCAGTACTTCGCGAACAACGCGTGGACGTTCCAACACTCGAAGAACTCGTCTCGGAACGACCTGCTCGCCGGACTCCTCAGAACGAACGTGGTCCGTGGGTCTGCGATTCCACTGCAAGTCGGCTTGCTGTACGCGTTCGTCAACTGGGCGGGACTCCTCTATCTCGTCGCCAACGGGTTCGCCATCTTCATCAGCGGTCTCTATCGGTACTACTTCGACTCGCGGTGGACGTGGCAGTAG
- a CDS encoding MFS transporter, whose protein sequence is MTERRQQAVIALAAAARFASGILMGTALAVYVGERGSPLAVSLVLTAYFLGMMVFAPVWGALADVTGRRRAVLILSGALATIAVLPLTIAEGVVAPIALRGVYAVFAAGFAPVMLAIVSVRGGETGRGKSVGFFNSARAVGFAGGQLTVGALLGLLAPESLFLVIAGVSLVATLAVALVADPTPTREKQPSLSELRREIKERLFPAAGERGHLTTNGLGWLYIALALRNMTVLGVMSLMPPYLTNHVGVSAFVMGALLAINPAGQSAFMLAFGRVADAAGRKPLIVVGMAGSGLFAVILGMATQPASPLGRGLVAGVGMVVIAAAFSAMTTGAVAFIGDVAPDERESELMGLRTTAKGVGGVLGPPIFGVVATVASYETAFLAGSVLAFLAAGVAGTRLAESRTGAPGGVAADD, encoded by the coding sequence GTGACGGAGCGACGCCAGCAGGCAGTCATCGCGCTCGCGGCCGCCGCCCGGTTCGCCAGTGGCATCCTCATGGGTACCGCGCTCGCGGTGTACGTCGGCGAACGTGGCTCCCCGCTGGCGGTCAGTCTCGTTCTCACTGCCTACTTCCTCGGCATGATGGTGTTCGCCCCGGTCTGGGGCGCACTTGCGGACGTGACCGGCAGACGCCGCGCGGTGCTGATTCTCTCCGGGGCGCTGGCGACAATCGCTGTCCTCCCGCTCACAATTGCTGAGGGCGTCGTCGCACCAATCGCGCTCCGGGGCGTCTACGCCGTCTTCGCGGCCGGGTTCGCGCCGGTGATGCTCGCCATCGTCAGCGTCCGGGGCGGCGAGACAGGTCGGGGGAAGTCGGTCGGCTTCTTCAACAGCGCCCGCGCGGTGGGCTTCGCAGGCGGCCAACTCACCGTCGGCGCGCTTCTCGGTCTGCTCGCGCCCGAGAGTCTCTTTCTGGTCATCGCGGGCGTGAGCCTCGTCGCTACGCTCGCCGTGGCACTCGTCGCGGACCCGACGCCGACGCGCGAGAAGCAACCCTCGCTCTCGGAACTCCGTCGAGAAATCAAAGAGCGACTCTTCCCTGCGGCGGGTGAGCGCGGCCACCTCACGACGAACGGTCTCGGCTGGCTCTATATTGCGCTCGCGCTCCGCAACATGACCGTGCTGGGCGTGATGAGTCTGATGCCGCCGTACCTCACGAACCACGTCGGGGTATCGGCGTTCGTCATGGGCGCGCTACTGGCCATCAACCCAGCGGGCCAGTCGGCGTTCATGCTGGCGTTCGGCCGGGTCGCAGATGCAGCCGGACGAAAACCGCTCATCGTCGTCGGTATGGCCGGAAGCGGACTCTTCGCCGTTATTCTCGGGATGGCGACCCAACCTGCCTCACCCCTCGGTCGGGGTCTCGTCGCAGGCGTCGGTATGGTCGTCATCGCGGCGGCGTTCTCGGCGATGACGACCGGTGCCGTCGCGTTCATCGGCGACGTGGCTCCCGACGAGCGGGAATCTGAACTGATGGGCCTGCGAACGACCGCGAAGGGCGTCGGCGGCGTACTCGGGCCGCCCATCTTCGGCGTCGTTGCGACCGTCGCAAGCTACGAGACGGCGTTCCTCGCCGGAAGCGTCCTCGCGTTTCTGGCGGCAGGCGTCGCGGGCACGCGACTGGCTGAGAGCCGCACCGGCGCGCCGGGCGGAGTCGCGGCGGACGACTGA
- a CDS encoding triphosphoribosyl-dephospho-CoA synthase, with protein sequence MTPAENAQLALLLEVAGTPKPGNVDRERDFDDLRFEHFLAGSVGAGSGLRTAEDGAPVGAAFEQAVAGMSQQRGGNTQFGALLLLVPLVRTSAESDLVSESVRAVVENTTVEDATNFYRAFDHVDVFVDDPPEDAEPLDVRRGADAVPALEDRETTLYDVMEMSAPDDGVANEWVSGFERTFWAADRLTDFEGPISARGARVYLELLSRERDTLVQKQHGRKVAESIRVRAQEALEGGGAVIEAFAESLVDDDINPGTTADITAAALFVALETGAVEV encoded by the coding sequence ATGACGCCCGCAGAAAACGCCCAACTGGCCCTGCTCCTCGAAGTGGCGGGCACCCCCAAACCCGGCAACGTGGACCGCGAGCGTGACTTCGACGACCTCCGGTTCGAACACTTCCTCGCGGGGTCCGTCGGCGCTGGGTCCGGACTCAGAACTGCCGAAGACGGTGCGCCGGTCGGCGCAGCCTTCGAACAGGCAGTCGCGGGGATGAGCCAACAACGCGGCGGCAACACGCAGTTCGGGGCCTTGCTCCTCCTCGTTCCGCTGGTTCGCACGAGTGCCGAGAGTGACCTCGTCTCGGAGAGTGTCCGCGCAGTCGTGGAGAACACCACCGTCGAGGACGCCACGAACTTCTACCGCGCGTTCGACCACGTGGACGTGTTCGTGGACGACCCGCCGGAAGACGCCGAACCACTGGACGTGCGGCGTGGAGCCGACGCAGTTCCCGCTCTCGAAGACCGCGAGACGACTCTGTACGACGTGATGGAGATGAGCGCGCCCGACGACGGCGTGGCCAACGAGTGGGTGTCCGGATTCGAGCGCACCTTCTGGGCCGCCGACAGACTCACCGACTTCGAAGGGCCGATTTCGGCACGCGGTGCGCGGGTGTACCTCGAACTCCTCTCGCGCGAACGCGACACGCTGGTGCAGAAACAGCACGGCCGAAAAGTAGCCGAGAGCATCCGCGTGCGGGCGCAGGAGGCCCTCGAAGGCGGCGGTGCCGTGATAGAGGCCTTCGCGGAGTCGCTCGTGGACGACGACATCAACCCCGGCACGACCGCCGACATCACCGCGGCCGCGTTGTTCGTCGCGCTCGAAACCGGAGCCGTGGAAGTGTGA
- the asd gene encoding aspartate-semialdehyde dehydrogenase — protein MTVRVGVLGATGAVGQRCIQLLDGHSEFELAAVTASESSAGRSYRDAAKWRVDSPIPDSVEDLTVRATDPAEVPDDVDLLFSSLPSGVAAEVEPKFAEAGYVLSSNSSNDRMAEDVPLVIPEINPGHLDLLEVQRDERDWDGAVLKNPNCSTITMVPTLAALRQFGLERVHVSTLQAVSGAGYSGVSSMEIIDNVIPHIGGEEEKMETESRKLLGTFDGAELQNHDVEVSASCNRVPTIDGHLENVWAEMEEDVTTEQVEDALRAVESLDLPSSPDQLIEVFDDPMRPQPRLDRTLGDGMAIAAGGVQETPAGVQYNCLAHNTIRGAAGAAVLNGELLASEGWL, from the coding sequence ATGACCGTACGAGTCGGTGTTCTCGGTGCGACGGGTGCCGTCGGCCAGCGATGTATCCAACTGCTGGACGGCCACTCCGAGTTCGAACTGGCGGCAGTAACGGCGAGCGAATCCAGCGCGGGACGGTCCTACCGCGACGCGGCAAAGTGGCGGGTCGATTCCCCGATTCCGGACTCTGTGGAAGACCTCACGGTTCGGGCGACCGACCCAGCAGAAGTCCCCGACGACGTGGACCTGCTCTTTTCGTCGCTTCCCTCCGGCGTCGCCGCGGAAGTCGAACCGAAATTCGCCGAGGCGGGCTACGTCCTCTCCTCGAACTCTTCGAACGACCGAATGGCCGAGGACGTGCCGCTCGTCATCCCGGAAATCAATCCGGGGCATCTCGACCTGCTGGAAGTCCAGCGCGACGAGCGCGACTGGGACGGGGCCGTGCTGAAGAACCCGAACTGCTCGACCATCACGATGGTGCCGACGCTGGCGGCGCTCCGGCAGTTCGGTCTCGAACGCGTCCACGTCTCGACGCTTCAGGCCGTCTCCGGCGCGGGCTACTCCGGCGTCTCCTCGATGGAAATCATCGACAACGTCATCCCGCACATCGGCGGCGAGGAGGAGAAGATGGAGACCGAATCGCGGAAGCTTCTGGGCACCTTCGACGGCGCAGAGCTACAGAACCACGACGTCGAAGTCTCGGCGTCCTGCAACCGCGTGCCGACTATCGACGGCCACCTCGAAAACGTCTGGGCCGAGATGGAGGAGGACGTGACGACCGAACAGGTCGAAGACGCCTTGCGCGCAGTCGAGAGCCTCGACTTGCCGAGCTCTCCCGACCAACTCATCGAAGTGTTCGACGACCCGATGCGTCCGCAACCGCGTCTCGATAGGACCCTCGGAGACGGAATGGCGATTGCCGCAGGCGGCGTCCAAGAGACGCCCGCTGGCGTGCAGTACAACTGCCTCGCGCACAACACGATTCGCGGCGCGGCCGGTGCGGCCGTCTTGAACGGCGAACTGCTGGCGAGCGAAGGCTGGTTGTAG
- a CDS encoding DUF447 domain-containing protein: MTANAAEWPIEWSGVTESLVTTLGPNERWNVAALGLHPPDEGRRAGVTEGAVTAETWGNTRTRRNFHRQGGGYVQFTRDPVAFTNAALSIYEVDAPVLDSADAWVEVDVELLDSNESDGTTVETWALTPVESGVEREVVPTINRGFAAVVEATVAASRLDVDAYETETLRDRLDYFETVGRNCGGERVRAAFDRLHELLD, translated from the coding sequence GTGACTGCCAACGCCGCCGAGTGGCCCATCGAGTGGTCCGGCGTGACCGAGTCGCTGGTGACGACGCTCGGCCCGAACGAGCGCTGGAACGTCGCGGCACTAGGTCTGCATCCGCCCGACGAAGGCCGGAGGGCAGGTGTGACAGAAGGCGCAGTCACTGCCGAGACGTGGGGGAACACCCGAACTCGGCGCAACTTCCACCGGCAGGGCGGTGGCTACGTCCAGTTCACGCGCGACCCCGTCGCGTTCACGAACGCCGCGCTCTCGATTTACGAGGTGGATGCGCCGGTCCTCGACAGCGCCGACGCGTGGGTCGAGGTAGACGTCGAACTACTCGACTCGAACGAATCGGACGGCACGACCGTCGAAACGTGGGCACTCACGCCGGTCGAATCCGGGGTCGAACGCGAGGTCGTACCGACGATTAACCGCGGATTCGCCGCCGTCGTGGAGGCGACAGTCGCGGCCTCACGACTCGACGTGGACGCCTACGAGACAGAAACACTCCGCGACCGATTGGACTACTTCGAGACTGTCGGACGAAACTGTGGGGGCGAGCGCGTTCGTGCGGCGTTCGACCGTTTGCACGAGTTGCTCGACTAG
- a CDS encoding 30S ribosomal protein S17e produces MAIKPDYVKKTGTILLERYPNAFTKDFDQNKDSVTKLTNIESKGVRNRIAGYVTRKK; encoded by the coding sequence ATGGCTATCAAACCCGACTACGTCAAGAAGACGGGGACCATCCTGTTGGAGCGATACCCGAACGCCTTCACCAAAGACTTCGACCAGAACAAGGACAGCGTCACGAAACTGACCAACATCGAGTCGAAGGGCGTCCGCAACCGCATCGCTGGGTACGTTACCCGGAAGAAGTAA
- a CDS encoding amidohydrolase produces the protein MQAIVNGTVHTVTEQGTIEGGTILFEDGEILEVGPDVEVPNDAETVDVGGKHVTPGLVEAHSHAGMGEWAQPHDGDVNEFSDPVTPHVNALDGFHPRDEELKNAFQGGVTTVSARMGSANVVGGIICSMKTYGDVADRMLIREDGMKAAFGENPKRVHGENYDREPMTRPGVAATLRQALMDAEDYVERRENAESEDEPFERDLGMENLARVVEGDLPLRVHAHRADDIATIFRITDEFGIDELSIEHATEGHVLAEEFVERDVPAIVGPTISSASKYELRNITFETPGILHDAGVKVAIQTDAPVLPQEHLDVCVGLAVREGLPEEEALKTVTRNAAEILGIEDRVGTLEEGTDADLVVWDGPMFELSSDAEQVFVEGERIYSSEEDDVDPREEYAW, from the coding sequence ATGCAAGCAATCGTCAATGGAACGGTTCACACGGTCACGGAGCAGGGGACAATCGAGGGCGGAACTATCCTGTTCGAGGATGGGGAGATTCTGGAGGTCGGCCCGGACGTAGAGGTTCCGAACGACGCCGAGACGGTAGACGTAGGCGGTAAACACGTCACGCCCGGCCTCGTGGAGGCCCACAGCCACGCCGGAATGGGCGAGTGGGCACAGCCCCACGACGGGGACGTCAACGAGTTCTCGGACCCGGTGACGCCACACGTCAACGCGCTCGACGGCTTCCACCCGCGAGACGAAGAACTGAAGAACGCGTTTCAGGGCGGCGTGACGACAGTCAGCGCGCGGATGGGGAGCGCGAACGTAGTTGGCGGTATCATCTGCTCGATGAAGACCTACGGCGACGTGGCAGACCGGATGCTGATTCGCGAGGACGGCATGAAGGCCGCGTTCGGCGAGAACCCCAAGCGCGTCCACGGCGAGAACTACGACCGCGAACCGATGACCCGGCCGGGGGTCGCGGCGACGCTCCGGCAGGCACTGATGGACGCCGAAGACTACGTGGAACGCCGCGAAAACGCGGAGTCGGAGGACGAACCCTTCGAGCGGGACTTGGGCATGGAGAATCTGGCTCGGGTCGTGGAGGGCGACCTGCCCCTGCGCGTCCACGCGCACCGCGCCGACGACATCGCCACCATCTTCCGCATCACCGACGAGTTCGGCATCGACGAGCTCTCCATCGAACACGCGACGGAGGGCCACGTACTGGCCGAGGAGTTCGTCGAACGCGACGTACCTGCCATCGTCGGCCCCACGATTTCCTCCGCGAGCAAGTACGAACTGCGCAACATCACCTTCGAGACCCCCGGCATCCTCCACGACGCGGGCGTGAAGGTCGCCATCCAGACCGACGCGCCGGTGCTTCCACAGGAGCATCTGGACGTGTGCGTCGGCTTGGCGGTTCGAGAGGGCTTGCCGGAGGAAGAGGCGCTGAAGACCGTGACCCGGAACGCCGCGGAGATTCTGGGTATCGAAGATAGGGTGGGAACGTTGGAAGAAGGCACGGACGCCGACCTCGTGGTCTGGGACGGCCCAATGTTCGAACTCTCATCGGACGCCGAGCAAGTGTTCGTGGAGGGCGAGCGGATTTACAGTAGCGAGGAGGACGACGTAGACCCCCGCGAAGAGTACGCGTGGTAA
- a CDS encoding D-2-hydroxyacid dehydrogenase — protein MTDTPDLLVLRKGTHGMPAEDYAAELQERLPDHDVQLARTPKEERELITHAPIVAGMEIDESLLSHAENLELFACAYAGTGHLPMDAFEERGIAVTNASGVHGPNIGEHVVGNLLVFARRLHEGWKRQQKREWRHFRSHELEGSTVTIVGLGAIGQSVVERLQGFGVDTIGVRYTPEKGGPTDEVVGFDRDEFHDALARTDYLVLACPLTETTRGLIGTDEIQTLPPESVLVNVARGAVVETDDLVNALRKNHLRGAALDVTDPEPLPEDHPLWNLGNCLVTPHCSGHTPEYYSRLADIVAENVGRLERGEELENRVV, from the coding sequence ATGACCGACACACCAGACCTACTCGTCCTCCGAAAGGGAACCCACGGCATGCCCGCGGAAGACTACGCCGCAGAACTCCAAGAACGCCTGCCCGACCACGATGTCCAACTCGCTCGGACGCCCAAAGAGGAGCGCGAGCTAATCACCCACGCCCCCATCGTCGCCGGGATGGAGATCGACGAGTCGCTCCTCTCGCACGCCGAAAACCTCGAACTGTTCGCCTGCGCCTACGCCGGGACCGGCCACCTGCCGATGGACGCGTTCGAAGAGCGCGGTATCGCCGTCACCAACGCCTCCGGCGTCCACGGGCCGAACATCGGCGAACACGTCGTCGGCAATCTGCTCGTGTTCGCGCGGCGACTCCACGAGGGGTGGAAGCGCCAGCAGAAGCGGGAGTGGCGACACTTTCGCTCGCACGAACTCGAAGGGAGTACCGTCACGATAGTCGGACTCGGAGCAATCGGCCAGTCGGTGGTCGAACGCTTGCAGGGCTTCGGCGTCGATACTATCGGCGTGCGCTACACGCCAGAGAAGGGTGGTCCCACCGACGAGGTGGTCGGCTTCGACAGAGACGAGTTCCACGATGCACTCGCCCGCACTGACTACCTCGTGCTTGCCTGTCCGTTGACCGAGACGACGCGAGGCCTGATCGGCACGGACGAGATTCAGACGCTTCCACCCGAATCAGTGTTGGTCAACGTCGCCAGAGGAGCGGTCGTCGAGACGGACGACCTCGTGAACGCGCTCCGGAAGAACCACCTCCGCGGGGCCGCGCTGGACGTGACCGACCCCGAACCGCTCCCGGAGGACCACCCGCTCTGGAATCTGGGCAACTGTCTGGTGACGCCACACTGCTCGGGGCACACGCCGGAGTACTATTCTCGGTTGGCCGACATCGTAGCTGAGAACGTCGGCCGACTGGAGCGCGGTGAGGAGTTAGAGAATCGGGTGGTGTAA
- a CDS encoding enoyl-CoA hydratase/isomerase family protein, translated as MDFDNVSVERTDGVARISIERPATHNSLDRQTAADLQAAVERVVDDRAVRCVVLTGTESVFCTGADLSVLDGDSNGDSDDPRRLREIATRLHATVAHLATARKPVVAGVNGVAAGGGLGLALCADVVLASENARFEFAYPKLGLSGDGGSTYFLPRLVGLRKAQEIALLDEPIPADEAVEIGLATEVGPSGEFEDRLAELATRLADGPTRAYGATKRLLSKSYGRNLSAQLAAETDAITQLARTGDYERGLAAFFEKEEAEFEGQ; from the coding sequence ATGGACTTCGACAACGTCTCCGTCGAGCGTACCGACGGCGTCGCGCGAATCAGTATCGAGCGACCGGCGACGCACAACTCGCTGGACCGCCAGACTGCGGCCGACCTGCAAGCCGCTGTCGAGCGGGTCGTGGACGACCGAGCGGTGCGCTGTGTCGTCCTGACTGGAACCGAGAGCGTCTTCTGCACGGGTGCGGACCTCTCCGTGCTGGACGGTGACAGTAACGGCGACAGCGACGACCCGCGCCGACTGCGAGAGATTGCGACGCGCCTGCACGCCACCGTCGCGCACCTCGCAACTGCCAGAAAGCCGGTCGTCGCTGGCGTGAACGGCGTCGCCGCGGGCGGCGGTCTCGGACTCGCGCTGTGTGCCGACGTCGTGCTAGCTTCCGAGAACGCCCGCTTCGAGTTCGCGTACCCGAAACTCGGCCTCTCGGGCGACGGCGGTTCCACGTACTTCTTGCCGCGACTTGTCGGTCTGCGGAAGGCCCAAGAAATCGCGCTGTTGGACGAACCTATCCCCGCAGACGAAGCGGTCGAGATTGGACTGGCGACCGAGGTCGGCCCTTCAGGGGAGTTCGAGGACCGACTCGCCGAACTCGCCACCCGACTCGCAGACGGCCCGACGCGTGCCTATGGCGCGACCAAGCGCCTACTCTCGAAGAGCTACGGTCGAAATTTGAGCGCGCAACTCGCCGCAGAGACCGACGCCATCACGCAGTTGGCCAGAACCGGCGACTACGAACGGGGGCTGGCGGCGTTCTTCGAGAAAGAGGAAGCCGAGTTCGAGGGGCAGTAG
- a CDS encoding NAD(P)/FAD-dependent oxidoreductase: MKRVDVAIVGGGPAGMTAARQAAESGADVLLVEKGVPREDREELGPDSTDAAGMLDYWVDILDIPFEEIPDHVVLQELDSTTFYGPNETCTLESTGIESSYDGFGFTFNRTHMDDWLREEAERAGAEYRVGDGVTDVETDLTGGHSHTLSLSGGEEIESEYLILADGPQRQVTMRVLDRFSPEDRKISQVMAPNEANHIAYQEYREFPEELFEDDDLKFWWGVMPGETAYPWVFPNDGTVARVGLTMPIGMDIENVEDREKYDLLRPEDDRIPRPGEYIERLLEREYGDEYDLSDFPLVEDRGKNKGTETYPISSTRPIDSPTKAGIAVVGGAMGTTSAFHEGGYHVAARTGKIAGELAANGNLSSYNDRWKDVIGDEILRNVTFADIVGDYGPDKWDKTIAATRNLLANGGLGSGLKSKFAAGVTGAKLLGTYQKRKRSFKNGKYVQFEESEYTI, encoded by the coding sequence ATGAAGCGAGTCGATGTCGCCATCGTCGGCGGAGGCCCCGCCGGGATGACCGCCGCGCGACAAGCCGCCGAGTCGGGAGCGGACGTCCTCCTCGTAGAGAAGGGCGTTCCGCGCGAAGACCGGGAGGAACTGGGTCCGGATTCGACAGACGCCGCCGGGATGCTCGACTACTGGGTGGACATTCTGGACATTCCCTTCGAGGAGATACCGGACCACGTCGTCCTCCAAGAACTGGACAGCACGACCTTCTACGGCCCGAACGAGACCTGCACGCTCGAATCGACGGGCATCGAGTCGTCGTACGACGGCTTCGGGTTCACGTTCAATCGGACTCACATGGACGATTGGCTCCGCGAGGAGGCAGAACGAGCGGGCGCGGAGTACCGCGTCGGCGACGGCGTCACGGACGTAGAGACCGACCTCACGGGCGGACACAGTCACACGCTCTCGCTCTCGGGCGGCGAAGAAATCGAGTCGGAGTACCTAATCCTCGCGGACGGCCCACAACGACAGGTCACGATGCGGGTGCTGGACCGATTCAGTCCCGAGGACCGGAAAATCTCACAGGTGATGGCACCTAACGAGGCGAACCACATCGCGTATCAGGAGTACCGGGAGTTCCCCGAGGAACTGTTCGAGGACGACGACCTCAAGTTCTGGTGGGGCGTCATGCCCGGCGAGACGGCGTATCCGTGGGTCTTCCCGAACGACGGCACGGTTGCGCGCGTCGGCCTCACCATGCCAATCGGTATGGACATCGAGAACGTCGAAGACCGCGAGAAGTACGACCTCCTCCGACCGGAAGACGACCGAATCCCGCGACCCGGCGAGTACATCGAACGACTGCTCGAACGCGAGTACGGCGACGAGTACGACCTCTCGGATTTCCCGCTCGTGGAAGACCGCGGGAAGAACAAGGGCACCGAGACGTACCCCATCTCCTCGACGCGTCCTATCGACTCGCCGACGAAGGCCGGTATCGCAGTCGTCGGTGGCGCGATGGGCACCACCTCGGCGTTCCACGAGGGCGGCTATCACGTCGCGGCCCGCACCGGCAAAATCGCTGGCGAACTCGCGGCGAACGGAAATCTGTCTTCCTACAACGACCGCTGGAAGGACGTCATCGGCGACGAAATCCTGCGTAACGTCACCTTCGCAGACATCGTCGGCGACTACGGGCCGGACAAGTGGGACAAGACGATTGCCGCGACGCGGAACCTGTTGGCCAACGGCGGACTTGGTAGTGGCCTCAAGTCGAAGTTCGCCGCTGGCGTCACGGGCGCGAAACTCCTCGGCACGTACCAGAAGCGAAAGCGGTCGTTCAAGAACGGCAAGTACGTGCAGTTCGAGGAGTCCGAGTACACGATTTAA